From the genome of Blautia pseudococcoides, one region includes:
- a CDS encoding sortase B protein-sorting domain-containing protein gives MKKKILCLVMAAIMTVGTAATAYAEDFKSDKNWQVTFDGDEMNSNFSSKEMAEEIYGILPGDTMELQVEIKNAGKEKTDWYMSNEVLQSLEEGSQAEGGAYTYVLTYYDPSGTEAVLYDSETVGGEGTSHMGEGLEQATNSLDDFFYLDRLDAGKAGSVHLKVILDGETQGNAYQNTLARLQMNFAVEKVAASTVTVKGEDTVIRKTVTGATNTVKETITRPKTGDTTNILLYSTIALISGVVLLVFGILSMKKRRENEKGEQKS, from the coding sequence ATGAAAAAGAAAATTTTGTGCCTTGTCATGGCAGCGATCATGACCGTAGGCACTGCAGCAACAGCATATGCAGAAGATTTTAAAAGCGATAAAAACTGGCAGGTCACTTTTGACGGAGATGAGATGAACAGCAACTTCAGTTCCAAAGAGATGGCGGAGGAGATATATGGAATCCTTCCCGGCGATACCATGGAACTGCAGGTAGAGATAAAGAATGCAGGCAAAGAAAAGACAGACTGGTATATGTCCAATGAAGTTCTTCAGAGCCTTGAGGAAGGAAGCCAGGCTGAAGGCGGAGCATACACTTATGTTCTGACATACTATGACCCTTCCGGAACAGAAGCGGTACTCTATGACAGCGAAACCGTAGGCGGAGAAGGCACTTCTCACATGGGTGAAGGTTTGGAGCAGGCAACGAATTCTCTCGATGACTTTTTCTATCTGGACAGACTGGATGCAGGAAAAGCCGGATCCGTTCATCTGAAAGTTATCTTAGACGGTGAAACCCAGGGCAATGCGTATCAGAATACACTGGCCCGTCTGCAGATGAATTTCGCAGTAGAAAAGGTTGCGGCCTCCACGGTCACAGTAAAAGGTGAGGACACAGTGATCAGAAAGACAGTCACCGGTGCAACAAATACGGTGAAAGAGACCATAACCCGGCCAAAAACAGGAGATACAACGAATATCCTTCTCTATAGCACAATAGCATTGATCAGTGGAGTTGTACTGCTGGTTTTCGGAATTCTTTCCATGAAAAAACGCCGTGAGAACGAGAAAGGGGAGCAGAAGTCATGA
- the ilvD gene encoding dihydroxy-acid dehydratase, whose amino-acid sequence MNHKQKSAPQRLLWSQFDALQMGSGWDEEDIKKPQILLEDVFGDSHPGSTHLSGLMEQAKYGVFEKGGYPAQYHTTDICDGCAQGHDGMNYILASREAICDMIEVHGCVYPWDGMILSASCDKSIPAQLKAAARLDIPTIFIPGGSMRPGPDMTTSLVAGDISLRQKREGAVTEQEIRDYKLTGCPSCGACTFLGTASTMQCMAEALGMALPGTAVMPATMRDIFAYSRKAGRKIMELAERDITAGAIMTREAFENAIIIHSAIGGSTNATIHLPSIARELGITLEPELFDDLNHKVPHIGNINPSGQHLTESFWFAGGIPMVQIYLKDMLHIDVMTVTGKTLGENLEDLERDNFFARNLGYLHNYGLERDQVIFPVEKAEEKGSIAILKGNLAPEGAVIKYSACIETMREHIGPAKVYNREEDAYQAVVDGQVDPGDILVIRYEGPRGTGMPEMLMTTEAIVCDERLNGTVALVTDGRFSGATRGAAIGHVSPEAAAGGPLAFIETGDILKYSVQNRSLDVVGIQGKELPPKEIEAILKKRSESGILPRPKRKGLFGRYTSHAISAMKGAGYEEV is encoded by the coding sequence ATGAACCACAAACAAAAAAGCGCTCCCCAGCGTCTTCTCTGGTCCCAGTTTGACGCCCTGCAGATGGGCTCAGGATGGGATGAGGAGGACATAAAAAAACCGCAGATTCTGCTGGAAGATGTCTTCGGAGACAGCCATCCCGGCAGCACCCACCTGTCCGGCCTTATGGAACAGGCAAAATACGGGGTATTTGAGAAAGGCGGCTATCCGGCTCAATATCACACTACAGATATCTGTGACGGATGTGCCCAGGGCCACGACGGCATGAATTACATTTTGGCTTCCCGTGAAGCCATCTGCGATATGATAGAGGTACACGGCTGCGTATACCCATGGGACGGTATGATCCTTTCCGCCTCCTGCGACAAGTCTATTCCTGCCCAGTTAAAAGCAGCGGCCCGTCTGGATATACCCACAATCTTCATTCCGGGAGGCAGTATGCGCCCCGGCCCGGATATGACCACATCTTTGGTTGCCGGAGACATTTCTCTGCGGCAAAAACGTGAAGGGGCTGTCACAGAGCAGGAGATCAGAGATTACAAACTTACAGGCTGTCCGTCCTGTGGAGCTTGTACCTTCCTGGGAACTGCCAGTACGATGCAGTGTATGGCGGAGGCTCTGGGCATGGCGCTTCCCGGAACTGCCGTTATGCCGGCTACCATGCGGGACATTTTCGCTTATTCCAGAAAGGCGGGACGAAAGATTATGGAGCTGGCAGAGCGTGATATTACAGCAGGAGCCATCATGACAAGAGAGGCATTTGAAAATGCCATCATCATTCACAGTGCCATCGGAGGTTCAACCAATGCCACGATCCACCTACCTTCCATAGCAAGGGAACTGGGAATTACGCTGGAGCCGGAACTTTTCGATGACCTGAACCACAAAGTGCCCCACATTGGCAATATCAATCCGAGCGGTCAGCACCTGACGGAATCCTTCTGGTTTGCCGGAGGAATCCCCATGGTCCAGATATACTTAAAGGACATGCTGCATATAGATGTGATGACTGTCACAGGCAAAACGCTGGGTGAGAATCTGGAAGATTTGGAAAGAGACAATTTCTTTGCCCGTAACCTGGGTTATCTTCACAATTATGGTCTGGAACGTGACCAGGTCATTTTCCCTGTGGAGAAAGCGGAAGAAAAAGGCTCCATTGCCATCTTAAAGGGCAATCTGGCACCGGAAGGCGCAGTGATCAAATATTCGGCCTGCATCGAGACCATGCGGGAGCACATTGGCCCGGCAAAGGTATACAACCGTGAGGAAGATGCCTACCAGGCAGTTGTGGACGGACAGGTGGACCCGGGAGATATTCTTGTTATCCGCTACGAAGGACCAAGAGGAACCGGTATGCCGGAAATGCTGATGACAACAGAAGCCATTGTATGCGATGAGCGTCTCAACGGCACAGTTGCCTTGGTAACAGACGGACGTTTCTCTGGCGCCACAAGAGGTGCCGCCATCGGCCATGTTTCCCCGGAAGCAGCCGCAGGAGGCCCCCTGGCCTTTATAGAGACAGGAGATATACTGAAATATAGTGTACAGAACAGAAGTCTGGATGTGGTGGGGATCCAGGGAAAAGAACTTCCCCCCAAAGAGATAGAAGCGATCCTGAAAAAACGGTCAGAGTCCGGCATTCTTCCACGTCCAAAAAGAAAAGGATTGTTTGGCCGCTATACAAGCCATGCAATATCAGCTATGAAAGGCGCGGGATACGAGGAAGTATAA
- a CDS encoding aminotransferase class V-fold PLP-dependent enzyme, translating into MIYLNNSATSFPKPPAYADAWARTAGKIPGHGIRSTYREGKENTSCRQRLAKILGIDDSRQIIYTLNATHALNMGLLGFPWTPGDVVLTSRAEHNSVLRPLYFLQKKGLIRYYELDTDRSGRLDLAVYREALKTLHPRMVVITHASNVTGAVNDIPVIAGEAKKAGAAVFLDAAQTAGLIPVMPALWGVDMAALTGHKYLLGPQGTGALYVSHDTALQPVYTGGTGIHSDRDEMPEEYPTRLEAGTQNEQGMEVLGEMLAWAEEHPFNPGQILDYSYMLEDTLKGLGCSVVPVSGTRTPVVTFTSPDYSPADIGDMLSGSFDIICRTGLHCAPHIFPCIGAGRDGTVRFSLSRFTSLMEVQEVIGVLKEIFNGN; encoded by the coding sequence ATGATCTATCTGAACAACTCTGCAACCTCTTTTCCAAAACCGCCTGCATACGCAGACGCCTGGGCCAGGACCGCAGGAAAAATACCGGGGCACGGAATCCGTTCCACATACCGTGAGGGAAAAGAAAATACGTCATGCCGCCAGCGTCTGGCAAAGATCCTGGGTATTGATGACAGCAGACAAATTATATATACACTGAATGCCACTCACGCGCTGAATATGGGGCTGCTGGGTTTCCCCTGGACGCCGGGTGATGTGGTTCTGACAAGCCGGGCTGAACATAACTCTGTGCTGCGTCCTCTTTATTTTCTGCAGAAAAAGGGCCTCATCCGTTATTATGAGCTGGATACAGACAGAAGCGGACGTCTGGATTTGGCAGTATACCGTGAGGCCCTGAAAACCCTTCATCCCCGTATGGTGGTGATCACCCACGCCTCCAATGTGACCGGAGCCGTGAATGATATTCCCGTTATTGCCGGGGAAGCCAAAAAAGCGGGGGCCGCGGTCTTCTTGGACGCAGCACAGACAGCCGGGCTGATACCGGTCATGCCTGCCTTATGGGGTGTGGATATGGCTGCGCTCACAGGACATAAATATCTTCTGGGACCTCAGGGTACCGGAGCGCTGTATGTCTCCCATGATACAGCCCTTCAGCCTGTCTATACAGGGGGCACTGGCATCCATTCGGATCGGGATGAAATGCCGGAGGAATATCCCACCCGGCTGGAGGCAGGCACCCAGAATGAACAGGGCATGGAAGTGCTGGGGGAAATGCTTGCTTGGGCAGAAGAACATCCCTTCAATCCGGGGCAGATACTGGACTATTCTTATATGCTGGAAGACACGCTGAAAGGGCTTGGATGTTCTGTAGTTCCGGTATCCGGGACCCGCACGCCTGTGGTAACTTTTACTTCACCCGACTATTCGCCTGCTGATATTGGGGATATGTTAAGCGGCAGCTTTGACATTATCTGCCGCACCGGACTTCACTGTGCCCCTCATATTTTTCCCTGTATAGGGGCGGGAAGGGATGGGACGGTGCGGTTCAGCCTGTCCAGATTTACTTCTCTGATGGAGGTTCAGGAGGTCATAGGGGTGTTAAAGGAGATTTTCAATGGGAATTAA
- a CDS encoding histidine phosphatase family protein: MKLIFMRHGIPDFMYGNGKYSGQAKCVGQTNYPLSTAGCRQIERGALALKENNIPQVIYSSPLLRCVQSSCILRPYFDCGIYFAEDLAEIHMGEWENLLFSQIKARYPQEYHRRGYAMGDYCVPGGESFLEVQTRAAALVRQAAADAAADDTILFVTHIGVIRSLLCLCEDRPLAHLFEYSLDYGEYLEVSPSVF, translated from the coding sequence ATGAAGCTTATTTTTATGCGGCATGGTATCCCTGATTTTATGTACGGGAACGGAAAATATTCAGGACAGGCAAAATGTGTGGGGCAGACCAATTATCCCCTGTCAACAGCCGGGTGCAGGCAGATAGAAAGAGGCGCTCTGGCGCTGAAAGAGAATAATATCCCTCAAGTGATTTACAGCAGCCCTCTGCTGCGCTGTGTACAGAGTTCCTGTATACTGAGGCCGTATTTTGATTGTGGGATTTATTTTGCCGAAGATCTGGCGGAAATTCATATGGGCGAATGGGAAAATCTGCTTTTTTCCCAAATAAAAGCCAGGTACCCGCAGGAGTATCACAGACGGGGGTATGCAATGGGCGATTATTGTGTGCCGGGCGGGGAATCCTTCCTGGAGGTCCAGACGCGGGCTGCTGCGCTTGTTCGCCAGGCTGCCGCAGATGCAGCGGCGGATGATACGATTCTCTTTGTAACCCATATAGGGGTCATACGAAGCCTGTTGTGCCTGTGTGAGGACAGGCCCCTTGCACATTTATTTGAATACTCCCTGGATTACGGCGAATATCTGGAGGTGTCTCCATCTGTTTTTTAA
- a CDS encoding DUF5979 domain-containing protein produces MKKTIKKGSALALALALMLSATVLPKVYAAFGIDTEKSCSLTFELDGQYEELDSLVIPIDLYKVADVKENGEYTVLSGYEDLDLTSISDKTTAEDWEKLAGKAMGLVDNLAAQPTVNVRMQRQEGQDKSRGSAENLATGMYLVAARSVQSDYNTYDFTPYLVSLPNNYYQSTQDDTWVYDVAAGLKPSQSKRYGDLEISKTLTSYNETLGGADFVFKVEAEKDYEVVYSNVVSISFDAPGTKSVKIEHIPAGASVTVTEVYSGASYELTTEATQHTVIAADDIAGVSFENEYDHRNNGGSSVVNRFTYNEGNWDWEQQ; encoded by the coding sequence ATGAAAAAGACAATAAAAAAAGGAAGTGCATTAGCTCTGGCTCTGGCATTGATGCTTTCCGCTACGGTTCTGCCAAAGGTATATGCAGCCTTCGGCATAGATACAGAGAAAAGCTGTTCCCTGACATTTGAGCTGGATGGACAGTATGAAGAGCTGGACAGTCTGGTAATACCTATTGACCTATATAAAGTGGCTGATGTGAAAGAGAACGGGGAATACACAGTATTATCCGGATATGAAGATTTGGATTTGACATCCATAAGCGATAAGACAACAGCAGAGGACTGGGAGAAACTGGCGGGAAAAGCCATGGGACTTGTAGATAACCTTGCAGCCCAGCCCACAGTAAATGTGCGGATGCAGCGCCAGGAAGGCCAGGACAAATCCAGGGGAAGCGCAGAAAATCTTGCCACGGGAATGTATCTGGTAGCTGCCAGGTCCGTGCAGTCAGATTACAACACCTATGATTTTACACCCTACCTGGTATCCCTTCCAAATAACTACTACCAGTCCACGCAGGATGATACCTGGGTATATGATGTGGCAGCCGGTTTAAAACCTTCACAGTCAAAACGCTATGGAGATTTGGAGATCAGTAAAACACTCACTTCCTACAATGAAACTTTAGGCGGAGCGGATTTCGTATTTAAGGTAGAAGCAGAGAAGGATTATGAAGTGGTTTACAGCAACGTAGTTTCAATATCCTTTGACGCACCGGGAACAAAAAGTGTGAAGATAGAGCATATCCCGGCCGGCGCTTCTGTCACAGTTACAGAGGTTTACAGCGGCGCAAGTTATGAACTCACAACTGAAGCCACACAGCATACAGTCATAGCAGCAGATGATATTGCAGGCGTTTCTTTTGAAAATGAATACGACCACCGTAACAACGGCGGCAGCAGCGTTGTCAACCGTTTCACATACAATGAAGGTAACTGGGACTGGGAACAGCAGTAA
- a CDS encoding MucBP domain-containing protein, giving the protein MKKLKMILTSLLTVCMLFGSSVFSVFAAEQEYTYTATFYAGNQGTFSGIDGLSVESTGTPVITPGGDRVVVSGLKLGDKVSFDVQNGAVSLGDSSKYYVKGVRISGHDNNSLETSAFHVNGDRDFVVAYGIQGDMVGYTVNYHDADGNELAPSRTYYGNVGDKPVVAYLYMENYTPQALALTKTLVSNEAENVFTFVYSPVTTETVTVPGETTTVTTVVPGTTTTETTVIETPAAGTTPAGTTGTDGTTGDAGTAGTEGTPGDAGTAGTEGTAGEAGTDAGTQVIEPEEVPEGNQDIVDLDEEETPLADNPEETKEKVKKGLPLAAGIAIGVGAVAALSALAVFLIRRRR; this is encoded by the coding sequence ATGAAGAAGCTGAAAATGATCTTGACATCGTTACTTACTGTCTGCATGCTTTTTGGCTCATCCGTATTCAGTGTTTTTGCAGCGGAGCAAGAATATACCTATACAGCAACCTTCTATGCAGGCAATCAGGGTACCTTTTCGGGAATTGACGGTTTGTCTGTTGAAAGTACAGGAACACCGGTCATTACTCCGGGCGGGGACCGGGTAGTAGTAAGCGGCCTGAAATTAGGTGATAAAGTATCCTTTGATGTACAGAATGGTGCAGTATCACTGGGAGATTCCAGCAAATATTATGTAAAAGGTGTCCGTATAAGCGGACATGACAATAATTCTCTTGAGACATCCGCATTTCATGTAAACGGCGACAGAGATTTTGTAGTTGCTTATGGAATTCAGGGCGATATGGTTGGTTATACTGTAAATTATCATGATGCAGACGGCAACGAACTGGCACCAAGCCGTACTTATTACGGTAATGTAGGAGACAAACCGGTGGTGGCATATCTGTATATGGAGAACTACACGCCTCAGGCTTTGGCACTGACAAAAACGCTGGTTTCCAACGAAGCAGAGAATGTATTTACTTTCGTATATTCACCGGTAACCACCGAGACCGTCACTGTCCCTGGTGAGACTACAACCGTCACAACTGTAGTGCCGGGAACCACCACAACAGAGACAACTGTGATCGAGACACCTGCAGCAGGTACCACACCTGCCGGAACAACCGGTACAGATGGAACCACTGGCGACGCGGGTACGGCCGGCACAGAAGGAACCCCCGGTGATGCCGGAACCGCCGGTACAGAGGGAACAGCCGGAGAGGCAGGAACCGATGCAGGAACCCAGGTAATTGAGCCTGAGGAAGTTCCGGAAGGAAATCAGGATATTGTAGATTTAGACGAGGAGGAAACTCCCCTTGCTGACAACCCGGAGGAAACCAAAGAGAAAGTGAAAAAAGGTCTTCCGCTGGCAGCCGGTATTGCGATCGGAGTCGGAGCAGTTGCTGCTCTTTCAGCATTAGCTGTATTTCTGATCAGACGCCGCAGATAA
- a CDS encoding DVU_1553 family AMP-dependent CoA ligase, which yields MPIKTCVLDDWIEKKENITLSSRKELNSWHLERIRALLSFAGENSQWYRKKLTGFPPPKSLEAFTSFPTMDGKDLTDAGLSMLCVSQGEISRVVTLRTSGTEGLPKRIFYTASDQELTVDFFHHGMAELTKAGETVMVFLPFEKKGSVGDLLMQGLGRLGAYPIGFGIINSLEDCAARLLEKQVSCAVGIPVQFLALAEYCRQQHIKLPLKTVLLSTDHLPLPVRERISSGLGCEVFDHFGMTETGLGCALECSVHKGMHIRENDIYAEILHPVTHAVLEDGSWGELAVTTLTRRGMPLLRYRTGDLARFLPGFCACGSVLKRLECGGRIKEKGLTVKLDEALFSIDTLVDYEAEYEPMEKMLSLKLKFMGDGFRGNQANIEMKVKRAVSEQGLNPVFEKIPVSCYSVDRFLNAYAGKRSIKIRGK from the coding sequence ATGCCGATAAAAACATGTGTGTTAGATGACTGGATAGAGAAAAAAGAAAACATCACCCTTTCTTCCCGAAAGGAATTAAATAGCTGGCATCTGGAAAGAATACGTGCCCTGCTTTCCTTTGCGGGGGAGAACAGCCAATGGTACAGAAAAAAACTGACCGGTTTCCCTCCGCCAAAATCCCTGGAGGCGTTCACATCGTTTCCCACAATGGACGGAAAGGATTTGACTGACGCCGGACTGTCCATGCTGTGTGTTTCACAGGGGGAGATCAGCCGGGTGGTCACTTTGCGGACTTCGGGCACGGAGGGGCTGCCTAAACGCATTTTTTATACAGCTTCTGACCAGGAACTGACCGTGGATTTTTTTCATCACGGAATGGCTGAACTGACGAAAGCAGGGGAAACCGTGATGGTATTCCTTCCCTTTGAAAAGAAAGGAAGCGTGGGGGATTTACTCATGCAGGGGCTTGGGCGGCTGGGCGCATATCCCATTGGCTTCGGAATCATAAACAGCCTGGAGGACTGTGCGGCGCGCTTACTTGAAAAGCAGGTCTCCTGTGCCGTGGGAATTCCGGTTCAATTTCTGGCACTGGCGGAATACTGCAGGCAGCAGCATATAAAGCTGCCTTTGAAAACCGTGCTTTTAAGTACCGATCACCTGCCGCTTCCGGTACGGGAGAGAATTTCCTCTGGTCTTGGGTGTGAGGTATTTGATCATTTCGGCATGACAGAGACAGGACTGGGATGTGCCCTGGAGTGCAGCGTGCATAAGGGAATGCATATCCGGGAAAATGATATTTATGCGGAGATCCTGCATCCGGTCACACATGCGGTCCTGGAAGACGGTTCGTGGGGTGAACTTGCAGTCACTACGCTTACCCGAAGGGGTATGCCTCTTCTGCGATACCGCACCGGAGATCTTGCCAGGTTCCTTCCGGGCTTCTGTGCCTGCGGAAGTGTATTAAAACGTCTGGAATGCGGAGGGAGGATCAAGGAGAAAGGGCTGACCGTAAAACTGGATGAGGCCTTGTTCTCCATAGATACTCTGGTTGATTATGAAGCGGAATATGAACCGATGGAAAAAATGCTTTCCCTGAAACTGAAATTTATGGGAGACGGATTCCGTGGAAATCAGGCAAATATTGAAATGAAGGTAAAAAGAGCAGTCTCTGAACAGGGACTAAACCCGGTTTTTGAAAAGATACCGGTATCCTGTTACAGCGTGGATAGATTTTTAAATGCTTATGCAGGAAAAAGGAGCATTAAGATAAGGGGGAAGTGA
- the trsS gene encoding radical SAM (seleno)protein TrsS, which yields MGIKILDCQKADNCFANASSYAYTLSSPVDDRLLHLLSGWGRMKVRRDFRRPFFMLDTDQGIQVKGILNETIIKAGFSGDDWEELKMDFEKRLCGCEDSAEGCDGLGECCGGTAKCCDRTAECCNRTAECCNRTAECCDNTAECCNRTADCCDNTAECCNGTAECCDNTAECCNGTAECCDNTAECCDNTAECCNGTAECCDNTAECCSSSNAFKQGILGYTESVCPVCLKKVEARKVRAGNQVFLEKSCPEHGDFRALIWNGAPAYETFDRERCFVSPVAPAVKADRGCPDDCGLCPQHRQRTCCVLLEVTSRCNLVCPVCFASSQAETDAQTAGSKNEPDLENIRHRFEAMMGMGGPFNIQLSGGEPTMRNDLADIIRMGKETGFPFFQLNTNGIRIGKDFAYLKELADAGLDCVFLQFDGLREETYRALRGRELLKEKMDAIAACVRAHVGVVLVPVIVPGINDGEVGDILNFALEHMPAVRGVHFQPASQFGRYDPRLSKKHFTLPDLLRAIETQTGGKMKAEHFSPGNAENPYCSFSGNFVLQKDGTLQTWGKEKTCGCGTEDASRKAREFVARQWAAPPEPYRCSDSPFHSRPACCDTSSLDDFLERLEHDTLAVSAMGFMDAWTLDLDRLKECYIHVVTGEEPVRLIPFCAYNLTAQDGTCKYRGHEKGN from the coding sequence ATGGGAATTAAAATACTGGACTGCCAAAAGGCAGATAACTGCTTTGCAAATGCCAGCTCTTATGCCTATACGCTTTCCTCCCCTGTGGATGACCGTCTCTTACATCTTCTGTCCGGATGGGGGAGGATGAAGGTGCGCAGAGATTTCAGGAGGCCGTTCTTCATGCTGGACACAGACCAAGGGATCCAGGTGAAGGGGATCCTCAATGAAACTATCATTAAGGCCGGATTTTCCGGGGATGACTGGGAGGAATTGAAGATGGACTTTGAAAAACGGCTGTGTGGTTGTGAGGATTCTGCGGAAGGTTGTGATGGCTTAGGGGAATGCTGTGGCGGGACTGCGAAATGCTGTGATAGGACTGCGGAATGTTGTAATAGGACTGCGGAATGTTGTAATAGGACTGCGGAATGCTGTGATAATACTGCGGAATGCTGTAATAGGACTGCGGATTGCTGTGATAATACTGCGGAATGTTGTAATGGGACTGCGGAATGCTGTGATAATACTGCAGAATGTTGTAATGGGACTGCGGAATGCTGTGATAATACTGCGGAATGCTGTGATAATACTGCAGAATGTTGTAATGGGACTGCGGAATGCTGTGATAATACTGCGGAATGCTGCAGCAGCTCTAATGCGTTTAAACAGGGTATTCTGGGATATACGGAGAGTGTCTGCCCTGTCTGTCTCAAAAAGGTGGAAGCCCGGAAGGTGCGGGCAGGGAATCAGGTATTTCTGGAAAAATCCTGCCCGGAACATGGTGATTTCCGCGCGCTTATCTGGAATGGTGCCCCTGCCTATGAGACATTTGACAGGGAACGCTGTTTTGTATCCCCCGTGGCACCTGCTGTTAAAGCAGACAGAGGATGTCCCGATGACTGCGGGCTCTGCCCCCAGCACAGACAGCGTACCTGCTGTGTGCTGCTGGAGGTGACAAGCCGCTGTAACCTGGTATGTCCTGTATGCTTTGCCTCCTCCCAGGCAGAAACAGATGCGCAAACGGCAGGGTCCAAAAATGAACCTGACCTGGAAAATATCCGGCACCGTTTTGAGGCCATGATGGGCATGGGCGGACCCTTTAATATCCAGCTTTCCGGTGGGGAACCTACTATGCGCAATGACCTGGCAGATATTATCCGTATGGGTAAGGAGACAGGATTTCCATTTTTCCAACTTAATACAAACGGAATCCGGATCGGAAAAGATTTTGCTTATTTGAAAGAGCTGGCAGATGCAGGACTTGACTGTGTGTTTCTGCAGTTTGACGGACTGAGGGAGGAGACGTACAGAGCACTTCGGGGCCGGGAACTCCTGAAGGAAAAAATGGATGCCATTGCGGCCTGTGTACGTGCCCATGTGGGGGTTGTACTGGTCCCTGTAATTGTTCCGGGGATCAATGACGGGGAGGTGGGGGATATCCTTAATTTCGCGCTGGAACATATGCCGGCTGTGAGAGGCGTACACTTTCAGCCTGCCAGCCAGTTCGGCAGATATGATCCAAGGCTTTCCAAGAAGCATTTTACCCTGCCTGACCTGCTTCGGGCCATCGAGACCCAGACCGGGGGAAAGATGAAGGCAGAACATTTTTCACCGGGAAATGCGGAGAATCCTTACTGCTCCTTCAGCGGCAATTTCGTTCTCCAAAAGGATGGAACCCTGCAGACATGGGGTAAGGAAAAGACCTGTGGATGCGGCACGGAGGACGCTTCCCGGAAAGCCAGGGAATTTGTAGCAAGGCAGTGGGCAGCTCCCCCTGAACCATACCGCTGTTCTGATTCACCGTTTCACAGTAGACCGGCCTGCTGTGACACCAGTTCACTTGATGACTTTCTGGAACGCCTGGAACATGATACCCTTGCAGTATCGGCCATGGGGTTTATGGATGCCTGGACTCTGGACCTGGATCGGTTAAAGGAGTGCTATATCCATGTGGTCACAGGGGAAGAACCGGTTCGTCTGATTCCATTTTGCGCCTATAATCTGACTGCACAGGACGGGACCTGTAAATATAGGGGGCATGAGAAAGGAAACTAA
- a CDS encoding signal peptidase I: protein MSRKKKKDKKSPVSAICSALGTVLLTGLVLVCLPITATRLFGYDAYSVVSGSMEPAIPTGSLVYVQEAAPEDMKEDDVIAFYGAKDSNAIITHRVVENKVVMGEFVTKGDANKTEDMNTVPYSNFIGKVVYTIPVLGSIAQALTSTIGKIIAGGVIAAALLLEVIASVIRRRE, encoded by the coding sequence TTGAGCAGAAAGAAGAAAAAGGATAAAAAAAGCCCAGTGTCTGCAATTTGCAGTGCACTGGGCACTGTTTTATTGACAGGTCTGGTGCTTGTCTGTCTTCCCATAACAGCAACCAGGCTTTTTGGCTATGATGCCTATTCCGTGGTGAGCGGAAGCATGGAGCCGGCGATCCCCACGGGAAGCCTGGTATATGTGCAGGAAGCAGCACCCGAGGATATGAAAGAGGATGATGTGATCGCTTTCTACGGAGCGAAGGATTCCAATGCCATAATCACCCATAGAGTGGTAGAGAATAAAGTGGTCATGGGTGAATTTGTCACCAAAGGTGACGCGAATAAGACGGAAGATATGAACACAGTTCCCTACAGCAATTTTATAGGAAAAGTAGTGTACACAATTCCTGTTCTGGGAAGCATTGCACAGGCCCTCACAAGTACAATCGGGAAGATCATTGCCGGCGGTGTGATCGCCGCAGCTTTGCTTCTGGAGGTTATAGCCTCAGTGATCCGCAGACGGGAATAG